TGGTATTGAAGTACTGTTATTGTGGAACAATGTCTCAGcttaacaaaattaaaaaaataagtaaattatatggatttaaaattgaagaacacctttataaaaaagaaatattaaatttttttacattataaCTGCTTAAATTTCCGGTTGAAAATAGTGTTGATCCTTTGTAGGTTTAGCAAAGGACAACTTTTATTGTTACCAACTTCTTTATTTCCTAAAAGGAATTTAGCTGATTTCACAATTTTCTGTTAAACTTTGTCTATTTgtcaaatttgaaaatgggAATTGTTACTACCATTAAAAAGGGCAAGCATAACCGGCCCAATATAGGTTTTTGTATTTGGACTagacaaaaatatatagattattttttgttttctccTGTTTTACATCTGAACCTTTTGCTATGTCTTAAcaatcaaataaattatttaaacatCTCCTTCGTTTGATTAAGCATTCTTAATTGACCTACCAATTGAAAGTTGAAATGAGGATGGACtttacaaatattcaaaGTTTTCCTATATTCGTATAACGAAGTCTCTTTGTTATTATTGTCAacattttccaaatatttttcaggATCATTAAGTATTCTGTTAGTGCTCGTATGCCAAGGAGTACACTTATCTTCATCCGCCTTCAATATCAATCTCAAACTATGATGCTTGGTTTtgacttttaaaaactcgTCAAACATAGGAAATTGTGTGgaatcttttttctgtttctttAATGAGTAAATCTCCATGCAGTACAGAATGGGCCCGAGTTTGCATCCTGgcatataaaaaaattattcacGTCAATAACTCTACGATTTATCAACAATTCGTTCCCTCCCACATGAGAAACAATTTCCCATTCAAGAATTCGAAAGCAATTCTTCAAATAGTAATGAGTACGAGTGTCTGTTGTGTACAAAGGCCTTTTGGGGTAGACAGGCACTTTGACAGCGAACTTCAAGCGACTGTCAAATACAGGGCGTGAAGGAACTCCTCTCAGTAAGACTGAATATAAGTATGGAACTAGTTCTTGTATTTCAACTTTACGATTTTCACCTTTTCTGTTTTCATCACATAGATAAGAAGTAGACATTCTCAAGTCTTCAAAATACGTCCCACAAAAATCACAAGTACTATCCCTTTCTTTAACAACATCAGTAAATATCACCAAAGACTTTAATGGCTTcctttgaaattgaaaccTATCAActttaatatatttctcATACACTTTTCGATTATTTTATCAAAGCCAGGTAAAACAGAATGTTCAGTTTTCTCaatcccttttttttgaaaggtATAAAGTCTTCTAAAGGATTATTTGTAGTACGAAGTTGACATCCACGCCGAAATTCCTTCTGACATCTGCctgaataaataatgaacGAACTAAAATCCCATATAAGTgaaatttgaattaaattaGTTATAAGTACTatagtaaataataatgatttCGATTGTCTTGCATATGTCAATCGGTATACACAGAATCGAGGAACACGATATAAAGAATTACGGCAtgcaattgaaattaatgTTTGGTGTATATACTGTATAGTAGCTctaaattctttaaaagaagaaaagagatTATAATACCAAAGAGATTATCTGATGGTGTATGCATTTAGACAAGATGAGATAACTTTGAGCAtgaataatatatatttggCTACCTTTTCATCCAAAATGTTGTCGTTATATTTTGGGATGACAGAACATTGAGTATAATCAGTCGTGCTACACGTAA
Above is a genomic segment from Schizosaccharomyces pombe strain 972h- genome assembly, chromosome: III containing:
- a CDS encoding uncharacterized protein (Schizosaccharomyces pombe specific protein) → MSTSYLCDENRKGENRKVEIQELVPYLYSVLLRGVPSRPVFDSRLKFAVKVPVYPKRPLYTTDTRTHYYLKNCFRILEWEIVSHVGGNELLINRRVIDVNNFFICQDANSGPFCTAWRFTH